Proteins co-encoded in one Brassica rapa cultivar Chiifu-401-42 chromosome A02, CAAS_Brap_v3.01, whole genome shotgun sequence genomic window:
- the LOC103853809 gene encoding F-box protein At5g42460, producing the protein MEMSDLPKELVEEILSKIPVTCMRSVRLTCKKWNALSKTRSFVEKHIGEETSRKSSVIMTMNQKVYLLGVSFSGTHNKFDTSIKHKGTLIIRNNNMDSEPLVLKVFHGDGLLLFVMVKRVVVWNPYLGQVKWIQARDSYYQDDFAMGYAKKDKSHSHKILRISNVNSIPYEIYDFKSDSWKVLGITPLEEDVFLCYEALSLKGNSYWVAREKIETRNKKFFICFDFTEERLGSRLSFPFDSYFEDIVILSNFGEEQIAVLFKKWGKFEMKIWVTSKINPTTVSWSKFLEVDMRPFITGCNHVFTQSRGFFIDEEKKVVVVFGRHEFDDTRKIAYIIGEDGYFRKVDLGEDTNIFSHQHVRSYVPSSVHINHPFC; encoded by the coding sequence ATGGAGATGTCAGATCTTCCGAAGGAGTTGGTGGAGGAGATTCTCTCAAAGATTCCAGTTACATGTATGAGATCAGTTCGATTAACTTGCAAAAAGTGGAACGCTTTATCCAAAACTCGGAGTTTTGTAGAGAAACACATTGGTGAAGAAACATCTAGAAAATCTAGTGTAATCATGACGATGAATCAAAAAGTGTATTTGCTCGGAGTCAGTTTCAGTGGAACTCACAACAAGTTTGATACATCTATAAAGCACAAAGGTACACTTATAATCCGTAACAACAACATGGATTCAGAGCCACTCGTTTTAAAAGTTTTTCACGGTGATGGTTTGTTACTATTCGTCATGGTGAAAAGGGTCGTCGTTTGGAACCCATATTTGGGTCAGGTGAAGTGGATCCAAGCAAGAGATTCTTATTATCAAGACGATTTTGCTATGGGATACGCAAAGAAGGACAAATCTCATAGCCACAAAATCTTGAGGATCTCTAACGTTAATAGTATCCCCTACgaaatctatgattttaaatCTGATTCATGGAAGGTTCTTGGTATCACTCCACTAGAGGAGGATGTCTTTCTTTGTTATGAAGCCTTATCACTCAAGGGAAACAGCTACTGGGTTGCTagagaaaaaatagaaacaaggaaCAAGAAGTTCtttatatgttttgattttaCAGAAGAGAGATTAGGATCGCGTCTCAGTTTCCCGTTTGACTCTTATTTTGAAGATATTGTGATTCTATCTAATTTTGGTGAAGAACAGATTGCTGTTTTGTTTAAGAAATGGGGTAAATTTGAGATGAAGATATGGGTTACAAGTAAGATTAATCCAACAACGGTATCTTGGAGCAAGTTTTTAGAAGTGGATATGAGACCATTCATTACTGGTTGTAATCATGTTTTCACTCAGAGTCGAGGCTTCTTCattgatgaggagaagaaagttgttgttgtttttggtaGACACGAATTTGATGATACTCGGAAGATAGCTTACATTATTGGAGAAGATGGATACTTTAGAAAAGTTGATCTCGGAGAAGATACGAACATTTTCAGTCACCAACATGTACGTTCTTATGTTCCAAGTTCCGTGCATATCAACCATCCTTTTTGCTAA